A single genomic interval of Chitinophaga sp. 180180018-3 harbors:
- a CDS encoding NCS2 family permease, which produces MLAKFFRLSEHHTTVKKEVLAGLTTFSTMAYILAVNPSILSRTGMDFHALITATALAAAIGTLVMALYARLPIGVAPGMGLNAFFAYTIVSSMGYSWQFALTAVFLEGIIFIFLSMFRIREAIINSIPENLKHAISVGIGLLIALIGMANAGIIETGMRHVGEGKLDGVILKMGNITSIGPLIALIGLIVSAVLMYRNVNAALLIGILAATVVGIPLGITHLPENGQLVSLPPSLAPVAFKLEFDKIFSVDMVMILFTLLMVNLFDTVGTLIGLCNKAGLLDEQGRLPRAKQALMADAVGTTAAGLLGTSVVTAYVESASGIAAGGKTGLTSLTVAVMFLLSLFFAPVFAMIPQAATAPALIIVGMLMMGAVTKINFNDVTEAIPAFLAIVMMPYSYSIAEGIVFGMLSYVLLKVLTGQYKSISPVMYVLAVLFIITFLVR; this is translated from the coding sequence ATGCTCGCAAAATTTTTCCGGCTTTCCGAACATCATACCACTGTTAAGAAAGAAGTATTGGCGGGTCTCACCACCTTTTCCACTATGGCTTACATATTGGCGGTGAACCCCAGTATATTATCCCGCACCGGGATGGATTTTCATGCGCTGATCACGGCCACCGCCCTGGCTGCAGCTATCGGTACGCTTGTAATGGCACTGTATGCGCGGTTGCCTATAGGCGTGGCGCCGGGGATGGGACTCAATGCCTTCTTTGCATACACCATCGTATCGTCTATGGGATATAGCTGGCAGTTTGCGCTGACGGCCGTTTTCCTGGAAGGGATTATTTTTATCTTCCTGTCGATGTTCAGGATACGGGAAGCCATTATCAACAGCATCCCTGAAAACCTGAAGCATGCTATATCTGTGGGTATAGGACTGCTGATCGCATTGATCGGGATGGCCAATGCCGGTATCATTGAAACCGGTATGCGGCATGTAGGCGAAGGGAAGCTGGATGGTGTGATCCTGAAAATGGGGAACATTACCAGCATAGGACCTTTGATTGCATTGATCGGGCTCATTGTGAGCGCGGTACTGATGTACAGAAATGTGAACGCAGCGCTGCTGATAGGTATACTGGCGGCTACTGTAGTGGGAATTCCCCTCGGCATTACCCATCTCCCGGAAAACGGGCAACTGGTAAGCCTGCCTCCTTCGCTGGCTCCGGTGGCATTTAAACTGGAGTTCGACAAGATATTCTCCGTCGATATGGTGATGATTCTGTTCACGTTGCTGATGGTCAATCTCTTTGATACGGTGGGCACACTGATAGGTTTATGTAATAAAGCTGGCTTACTGGATGAGCAGGGCCGGTTACCGAGGGCCAAACAGGCGTTAATGGCAGATGCGGTAGGTACTACGGCCGCCGGACTGTTGGGAACCAGCGTGGTAACCGCTTATGTGGAAAGTGCCAGTGGCATCGCCGCAGGAGGTAAAACAGGACTCACTTCACTAACAGTGGCAGTGATGTTCCTGCTGTCGCTTTTCTTTGCGCCGGTATTTGCAATGATCCCTCAGGCAGCAACAGCGCCTGCGTTGATTATTGTGGGAATGCTGATGATGGGCGCAGTGACCAAAATAAATTTCAATGATGTTACTGAAGCGATACCTGCTTTCCTCGCTATCGTAATGATGCCATACAGCTACAGCATTGCCGAGGGAATTGTATTTGGGATGTTATCGTACGTACTGCTGAAAGTACTGACAGGTCAATATAAATCTATCAGTCCGGTGATGTATGTACTTGCTGTATTGTTCATCATTACCTTCCTCGTCAGGTAA
- a CDS encoding LD-carboxypeptidase → MNRKHFLSTLITAGAGLPAMQTLGSIGLITPSDKKEPLVPPYLKPGDIIGITCPAGYITREEIQPAIRIMESWGFNIRIGKTVGARDYSFGGTDAERLADLQAMLNDDDVKAIMCGRGGYGSARIIDKVDFSKFQRKPKWVIGFSDVTVLHCHISRHFGIASLHSKMCNSFPDDFRKAESVVQDTIMSIYQALTGKKMQYSTTPDARNRKGKARGVLTGGNLSIIQSMSATDSEIDTNGKILFLEEVGEYLYSLDRMLGTLQRSHKLDNLAGLIIGGFNRIKPDDPGEEFGRTVYDIVMEKVKDFSYPVCFNFPVGHQKNNYALKCGMMHTLQVGDDAVTLKE, encoded by the coding sequence ATGAACCGCAAGCATTTTTTATCCACCCTGATTACCGCCGGCGCCGGACTGCCGGCTATGCAAACATTGGGTAGCATAGGACTAATCACTCCTTCAGATAAGAAAGAGCCGCTGGTGCCGCCCTATCTTAAACCAGGCGATATTATCGGCATCACCTGCCCCGCAGGATATATCACGCGCGAAGAGATCCAGCCAGCCATACGCATTATGGAAAGCTGGGGGTTTAATATTCGTATAGGCAAAACCGTTGGTGCGCGCGATTACAGCTTTGGCGGCACAGACGCAGAGCGGCTTGCCGACTTACAAGCCATGCTGAACGACGACGATGTGAAAGCAATTATGTGCGGACGAGGCGGATATGGAAGTGCGCGCATCATTGACAAGGTGGACTTCAGCAAGTTTCAGCGGAAACCTAAATGGGTCATCGGTTTTAGCGATGTCACCGTGTTGCATTGCCATATCAGCCGGCACTTCGGAATCGCTTCCCTTCATTCCAAAATGTGCAACAGCTTCCCCGATGATTTTCGCAAGGCCGAATCAGTGGTGCAGGATACCATCATGTCTATCTACCAGGCGCTCACGGGTAAAAAAATGCAATACAGTACAACTCCCGATGCCCGCAACCGCAAAGGCAAAGCACGTGGTGTACTCACCGGCGGCAACCTGTCGATCATACAAAGCATGTCGGCCACAGATTCAGAAATAGATACCAATGGCAAAATTCTTTTCCTCGAAGAAGTAGGTGAATACCTCTACAGCCTCGACCGGATGCTCGGTACGCTGCAGCGATCTCACAAACTCGACAACCTCGCGGGCCTGATCATTGGCGGCTTTAACCGCATCAAACCAGACGATCCGGGCGAAGAATTTGGCCGGACGGTGTATGATATTGTAATGGAAAAAGTAAAAGATTTCAGCTATCCGGTCTGTTTCAATTTTCCGGTAGGCCATCAGAAAAATAACTATGCACTCAAGTGCGGCATGATGCACACCCTGCAGGTAGGCGATGATGCCGTGACCCTGAAAGAATAA
- a CDS encoding Lrp/AsnC family transcriptional regulator codes for MIHKKENDTLPPLSLDEKDMGILRLLQKDAKMTIRDIARQLNLSTTPVYERIRKMEQAGVIKQYAAIVDPRKINKSLTVLCYITLKEHNKKYGKKFIQEILSFTEITECLNISGEFDFMIKVQVKDMDEYREFYVNKLGELDNLSHTQSIFVISVIKTTHQVVF; via the coding sequence ATGATTCATAAAAAAGAAAATGATACCCTCCCTCCTCTTTCGCTCGATGAAAAAGATATGGGCATACTCCGGCTGTTGCAGAAAGATGCCAAAATGACGATCAGGGATATTGCCCGGCAGCTGAATCTTAGCACCACACCCGTTTATGAGCGGATCAGGAAGATGGAACAGGCTGGCGTGATCAAACAATACGCGGCCATCGTAGATCCCAGGAAGATTAATAAAAGCCTTACTGTATTGTGCTACATTACGCTGAAAGAACATAACAAGAAGTATGGGAAGAAGTTTATCCAGGAAATACTCAGCTTCACAGAAATCACAGAATGCCTGAACATCTCCGGCGAATTCGATTTCATGATCAAGGTACAGGTAAAAGATATGGATGAATACCGCGAATTCTATGTAAATAAATTGGGAGAACTCGACAACCTGAGTCATACACAAAGCATCTTTGTCATCTCAGTTATTAAAACCACTCACCAGGTTGTGTTCTGA
- a CDS encoding MFS transporter, which translates to MKQKRIILTVACMAIFFEALDVSVLNMAIPKMEQFFHFGADAIQWVQTVYVLFYAGLVLLGGRLADTAGRKKVFITGAICFVLASLAAGFSQTFVWLLICRALQGAGVAMAIPAAMAIITNTFTEPEERHRAFGIFGATAGIGFATGLAIGGLISNYLGWQWVFFINVPVIGMAVMLAGIYIPADTARTGKPVNNAFSALLITGLMMLAAWLIHDLGNIGDHYTNYLLLLLLFIGTGWFFVRRERSHDSPLVDFRLFRLHGVITGNAGAALLGSVFLSYIFLLTLYLQQDLQFTPASAGLLLFPFSILSGIISRYMLPHLFSRLGVVKTGIVGNAFMLAGILFFLGSYFSGHSLWLILCAVGCINSFGMAITFPCVTILAVQSVPEPQQGLASGINGTANSLGGGLGLSLSGLVMQVAQSEGWDVYGAGLMVLAILALAAIGQLVLFSRRSYSHAALARS; encoded by the coding sequence GTGAAACAGAAAAGAATCATATTAACAGTGGCCTGCATGGCCATTTTCTTTGAAGCGCTCGATGTATCGGTGTTGAACATGGCAATCCCTAAGATGGAGCAGTTCTTTCACTTCGGTGCCGACGCCATTCAATGGGTGCAAACAGTATACGTGTTATTTTATGCAGGGCTGGTACTGCTTGGCGGGCGGCTTGCAGACACGGCAGGACGGAAGAAAGTATTCATTACCGGGGCGATATGCTTTGTGCTGGCATCATTGGCGGCGGGTTTTTCTCAGACCTTTGTCTGGCTGCTAATCTGCAGAGCATTACAGGGAGCGGGTGTAGCGATGGCTATTCCGGCGGCGATGGCCATCATCACCAATACATTCACGGAGCCTGAAGAAAGGCATCGTGCCTTCGGAATTTTCGGCGCTACTGCAGGTATTGGTTTCGCAACGGGATTAGCTATCGGCGGGTTGATCAGTAATTACCTCGGCTGGCAATGGGTGTTTTTCATCAACGTACCGGTGATTGGTATGGCGGTGATGCTGGCAGGGATTTATATTCCTGCTGATACAGCACGTACAGGGAAACCGGTGAACAATGCCTTCAGTGCCCTGCTGATTACAGGTTTGATGATGCTGGCAGCCTGGCTGATCCATGACCTGGGGAATATCGGTGATCACTATACGAATTATTTGTTGTTGTTGCTGTTGTTCATCGGAACCGGCTGGTTCTTTGTGCGCCGCGAACGTTCACATGATTCACCGTTGGTAGATTTCCGTTTGTTCAGGCTGCATGGCGTGATCACGGGAAATGCCGGGGCTGCGCTGTTAGGCAGTGTTTTCCTTAGTTATATATTCCTGCTCACGCTTTATCTGCAGCAGGATTTGCAGTTCACTCCTGCTTCCGCAGGGCTGTTGTTATTTCCATTCAGCATTCTGTCAGGTATCATTTCCAGGTATATGTTGCCGCATTTGTTCAGCCGGCTGGGCGTTGTAAAAACCGGTATCGTTGGCAATGCTTTCATGTTGGCAGGAATCCTGTTTTTCCTGGGCAGTTACTTTTCGGGGCATTCATTGTGGCTGATCCTGTGCGCAGTTGGTTGTATCAATTCATTTGGTATGGCCATCACATTTCCCTGTGTAACCATCCTTGCGGTGCAATCGGTGCCGGAACCCCAGCAGGGGCTTGCCTCCGGAATCAATGGTACTGCTAATTCGCTGGGAGGCGGATTGGGATTGTCGCTATCCGGCCTGGTAATGCAGGTGGCGCAAAGCGAGGGATGGGATGTTTATGGGGCTGGTCTGATGGTGTTGGCGATATTAGCCCTGGCGGCTATCGGGCAATTAGTGTTGTTCAGTCGTCGCAGTTATTCACATGCAGCCTTAGCCCGTTCATAA